In one window of Cryptococcus depauperatus CBS 7841 chromosome 3, complete sequence DNA:
- a CDS encoding V-type proton ATPase subunit F, which produces MSTTTSNSKDRNLIAVIGDEDSVTGLLLAGIGHVDQSQKNFLIVDGKTPTGVIESAFQDFTERKDIAILLINQHVAERIRPTVDRYQAAFPALLEIPSKEHPYDPAKDSVLKRVQKLRGD; this is translated from the exons ATGTCGACCACTACGTCCAATTCCAAAGACAGAAATCTCATTGCTGTTATAGGGGATGAG GACTCGGTCACAGGCTTACTACTCGCTGGTATTGGCCATGTAgatcaaagccaaaagaacTTTCTGATTGTGGATGGTA AGACTCCAACGGGTGTGATTGAATCTGCTTTCCAAGACTTTACTGAAAGAAAGGATATCGCAATTCTCCTCATAAACCAACAT GTTGCGGAGCGGATACGGCCAACGGTCGACAGATACCAGGCAGCGTTCCCTGCTTTACTGGAGATTCCCAGCAAAGAGCACCCATATG ATCCTGCCAAAGACTCTGTTCTCAAGCGAGTGCAAAAACTCAGAGGAGATTGA